A section of the Arcobacter roscoffensis genome encodes:
- the dapB gene encoding 4-hydroxy-tetrahydrodipicolinate reductase gives MIKVGILGSTGRVGSLLIDDLANDEQARVGAVHVFDKLKKPVPEDTVVTNDFAVLFENSDVIIDFSAPSATEALLTEVVENGARKPLVIATTGFNKHQQNLLLEASKLVPVLYATNMSLGVAVLNKLVHLASKTLADFDIEIVEQHHRHKVDSPSGTALTLAEHAADARDLNLDDVRVSGRDGNIGARTKDEIAVMALRGGDIVGRHTVGLYNDGEFLELNHTATARNTFSQGAIKVAKWIIGKDPKLYSINDALGL, from the coding sequence ATGATTAAAGTAGGTATTTTAGGAAGTACAGGTAGAGTTGGTTCATTGCTAATTGATGATTTAGCTAATGACGAGCAAGCAAGAGTAGGTGCAGTACATGTTTTTGATAAATTAAAAAAGCCAGTACCTGAAGATACAGTAGTTACAAATGACTTTGCAGTTTTATTTGAAAACTCTGATGTAATTATTGACTTTTCTGCTCCAAGCGCAACAGAAGCTTTACTTACAGAGGTAGTAGAAAATGGTGCTAGAAAACCATTAGTTATTGCTACAACTGGATTTAACAAGCATCAACAAAATTTATTGTTAGAAGCTAGTAAATTAGTACCAGTATTATATGCTACTAATATGAGTTTAGGTGTTGCAGTTTTAAATAAACTTGTACACTTAGCTTCAAAAACACTTGCCGATTTTGATATTGAGATTGTTGAACAACACCATAGACATAAAGTTGATTCACCATCTGGAACAGCATTAACATTAGCAGAACATGCAGCTGATGCTAGAGATTTAAATTTAGATGATGTAAGAGTTTCTGGAAGAGATGGAAATATTGGGGCTAGAACAAAAGATGAAATCGCTGTTATGGCATTAAGAGGTGGTGATATTGTAGGAAGACACACTGTTGGATTATACAATGATGGTGAATTCTTAGAATTAAATCATACTGCAACTGCAAGAAATACTTTCTCGCAAGGTGCAATTAAAGTAGCAAAATGGATTATCGGAAAAGATCCAAAACTTTACTCAATTAATGACGCTTTAGGTCTATAA
- a CDS encoding ATP-binding protein — MKKTLFLLLIFTTFLFSDSINKNILIINSYHKGYKWSDDIVKSIEKVFYKHTNLDINVLYMDSKKITSKEYSKNLKNLYKVQLKHRKYDLVITIDRFAYDFILDSYDELFINTKIFTVGIENFSQEKLIEKALENKVWALLEKRDLKANIKLVEKIIPSIKNLYIINDKSINATHTEPLIKELFVDFTGRYNLIYLKEDNLSSLKHRFSKPENNSAVLFIRFYKNSDGTLNKNYEISKFINDSKVPIFITDSVFKYSGVIGGKIVDLEKFGTQSGLMALDILNNKELKKVNVFDDFAYIFDSKKLDEFTIAIAQINDEYELVNKRLTFFDKHRGFINFVFIISPILIFLILGLIHNIYMRVNTQKKLRQRIDFDEVLLNAIESPIFWQDEKGRILDSNMMFCNIINVEKSHIYNKRLDEFSDNRSVKIVQKALLKYKKNSKKHSSFKLKVTSIDEKIYFIKQTTYCDSKTKKTGTVTILTDITKEKKAELERQKNQQFIIQQSKLAEIGEIFSSIAHQWKSPLVEITTIAQESFYSSSTQKSEDESYVKDIMTQVEYMNKTINDFQNFMVPSNKKTIFDVSLAIDELLKIVNHNIKYNYINLEFNYDKNINLNVLGFRNEFMQAILNIINNAKDELIKKDFNDRFIKINILNEGKNLKIQILDNAGGIKKTALKKIFKAYFSTKKEGHGIGLYMAKMIIEDKMNGELQASNANDGALFEIILEYVE, encoded by the coding sequence ATGAAAAAAACTCTATTTTTACTTTTAATTTTCACAACTTTTCTTTTCTCAGATTCAATAAATAAAAATATCTTGATAATAAACTCTTATCACAAAGGCTATAAGTGGAGTGATGATATTGTAAAATCAATTGAAAAAGTTTTTTATAAACACACTAACTTAGATATAAATGTTCTATATATGGATTCAAAAAAAATTACTTCAAAAGAGTATAGTAAGAACTTGAAAAATCTTTATAAGGTTCAGTTAAAACATAGAAAGTATGACTTAGTTATTACTATTGATAGATTTGCATATGATTTTATCCTTGATTCCTATGATGAACTTTTCATAAATACAAAAATCTTTACAGTAGGAATAGAAAACTTTTCACAAGAAAAGCTTATAGAAAAGGCTTTAGAAAATAAAGTTTGGGCTTTACTTGAAAAAAGAGATTTAAAAGCTAATATAAAATTAGTTGAAAAGATTATTCCAAGTATCAAAAACCTATATATTATAAATGATAAAAGCATAAATGCTACACATACAGAGCCTTTGATAAAGGAGCTATTTGTAGACTTTACAGGACGATATAATCTTATTTATTTGAAAGAAGATAATCTAAGTAGTTTGAAACACAGATTTTCCAAGCCTGAGAATAATAGTGCAGTTTTGTTTATAAGGTTTTATAAAAATAGTGATGGCACGCTAAATAAGAACTATGAAATCTCAAAATTTATAAATGATTCTAAGGTTCCTATTTTTATTACAGATTCAGTATTTAAATATAGTGGCGTAATTGGTGGAAAGATAGTAGATTTAGAAAAATTTGGTACTCAATCAGGTCTTATGGCTTTAGATATTTTAAATAATAAAGAGTTAAAAAAAGTTAATGTGTTTGATGATTTCGCATATATTTTTGACTCTAAAAAGCTAGATGAATTTACTATTGCAATAGCTCAGATTAATGACGAATACGAACTGGTAAACAAAAGATTAACTTTTTTTGATAAACATCGTGGTTTTATAAATTTTGTTTTTATAATATCTCCAATTTTGATATTTTTGATTTTAGGTTTAATTCATAATATTTATATGAGAGTTAATACGCAAAAAAAATTAAGACAAAGAATAGATTTTGATGAAGTATTGTTAAATGCCATTGAAAGTCCAATTTTTTGGCAAGATGAAAAGGGAAGAATATTAGATTCAAATATGATGTTTTGTAATATTATAAATGTTGAAAAAAGTCATATTTACAATAAAAGATTAGATGAGTTTAGTGACAATAGAAGTGTGAAAATAGTTCAAAAAGCTTTGTTGAAATATAAAAAGAATTCAAAAAAACACTCTTCTTTTAAATTAAAAGTTACCAGTATTGATGAAAAAATTTATTTTATTAAACAAACTACTTATTGTGATAGTAAGACTAAAAAAACAGGTACTGTAACTATTCTTACAGATATTACAAAAGAGAAAAAAGCTGAACTTGAAAGACAAAAAAACCAGCAGTTTATAATTCAGCAATCAAAACTTGCTGAAATTGGTGAAATCTTCTCTTCTATTGCTCATCAATGGAAATCTCCTTTAGTTGAAATAACAACAATTGCTCAAGAGAGCTTTTACTCTTCATCAACACAAAAAAGTGAAGATGAATCTTATGTAAAAGATATTATGACACAAGTTGAATACATGAATAAAACAATAAATGACTTTCAAAATTTTATGGTTCCTTCAAATAAAAAAACTATTTTTGATGTAAGTTTAGCCATTGATGAGCTTTTAAAAATAGTAAATCATAATATAAAATATAACTATATTAATCTTGAATTTAATTATGACAAAAACATAAATTTAAATGTATTGGGTTTTAGAAATGAGTTTATGCAAGCTATTTTGAATATAATAAACAATGCAAAAGATGAATTGATAAAAAAAGATTTTAATGATAGATTTATTAAAATTAATATTTTAAATGAAGGTAAAAATTTAAAAATTCAAATTTTAGATAATGCAGGTGGAATTAAAAAAACAGCTTTAAAAAAGATATTTAAAGCTTATTTTTCTACAAAAAAAGAAGGACATGGGATAGGTCTTTATATGGCAAAAATGATTATTGAAGATAAAATGAATGGAGAATTACAAGCAAGTAATGCAAATGATGGAGCATTGTTTGAGATTATTTTGGAGTATGTAGAGTGA
- a CDS encoding TIGR01212 family radical SAM protein (This family includes YhcC from E. coli K-12, an uncharacterized radical SAM protein.), with translation MSNLKDVLTIGRYFKNKFGEKVYKVPISISGFTCPNIDGTVAKGGCSFCENDSFSPNLKEKKTKFKLNPKIEENPYLENQLKQLEMQFTATRDRLQNKFGVAKFIVYFQSFTNTYAPFSTLKALYEKALSFDNVIGLSIGTRTDCVTDEILDYLVDLSKDKEIWVEYGIQSFYDDTLDVINRGDSVKNMKYWINRSKEKGLNVCGHLIYGLPGESQEMMLESFKQTVELDVDSIKFHPLYVVKNTLLTNEFRKGRFTPITEDLYIDTVVKSIVDLPENISIQRITAGIDDDTLLSPNWCRDKHTQMKKIRLALEKEGLNY, from the coding sequence ATGAGTAATTTAAAAGACGTTTTAACAATAGGTAGATATTTTAAAAACAAGTTTGGAGAAAAAGTATATAAAGTTCCTATCTCAATATCAGGATTTACATGTCCTAATATTGATGGAACTGTAGCTAAAGGGGGTTGCTCTTTTTGTGAGAATGACTCTTTTTCTCCTAATCTAAAAGAGAAAAAAACTAAATTTAAACTAAACCCAAAAATTGAAGAAAATCCGTATTTAGAAAATCAACTAAAACAACTTGAAATGCAATTTACAGCAACAAGAGACAGACTACAAAATAAGTTTGGAGTAGCTAAGTTTATTGTGTATTTTCAATCTTTTACAAACACATATGCACCTTTTTCAACACTAAAAGCTTTATATGAAAAAGCCTTATCTTTTGATAATGTAATAGGCCTTAGTATTGGTACAAGAACTGATTGTGTAACAGATGAGATACTAGATTATTTAGTTGATTTATCAAAAGATAAAGAGATTTGGGTTGAGTATGGTATTCAGTCATTCTATGATGATACACTTGATGTTATTAACAGAGGTGATAGTGTTAAAAATATGAAATACTGGATTAATAGAAGTAAAGAAAAAGGATTAAATGTTTGTGGACATTTGATTTATGGACTTCCAGGCGAAAGTCAAGAGATGATGCTTGAGTCATTTAAGCAAACTGTTGAGCTTGATGTTGATTCAATTAAATTTCATCCTTTATATGTGGTAAAAAATACTTTATTAACTAATGAGTTTAGAAAAGGAAGATTTACTCCTATAACTGAAGATTTATATATAGATACAGTAGTAAAATCAATAGTTGATTTGCCAGAAAATATTTCAATTCAAAGAATAACAGCTGGAATTGATGATGATACACTTCTATCACCCAATTGGTGTAGAGATAAACACACTCAAATGAAAAAAATAAGATTAGCTTTAGAAAAAGAGGGTCTCAATTATTAA
- the trxB gene encoding thioredoxin-disulfide reductase has translation MLDLAIIGGGPAGLTAGLYATRGGLNNVVMFEMGMPGGQITGSSEIENYPGQGEVMTGMELMQNWPEQCQKFGLKHEMNQITSVVKENDIFKLTAVDGKEYEAKTVLMATGSVPRRAGFEGEDKFFGQGISTCATCDGFFYKGKEVAVVGGGDTALEEAVYLAKLCSKVYLVHRRDTYRAAPSTIEHMKNTENIEEVTNVTVEEVFGDNTGVLGLKVKSKESGEIRDLPTPGVFVFVGRDVLNDPIKNEDGSFLCDVNEQGEVIVNLKMETSTPGLYAAGDIRIDAAKQVVCASGDGATAAVNIIEYIG, from the coding sequence ATGTTAGATTTAGCAATCATTGGTGGTGGACCTGCTGGTTTAACTGCTGGGCTTTATGCTACAAGAGGCGGTTTAAATAATGTTGTTATGTTCGAGATGGGAATGCCAGGTGGACAAATCACTGGTTCTTCTGAGATTGAGAACTACCCAGGTCAAGGTGAAGTAATGACTGGTATGGAACTAATGCAAAACTGGCCAGAACAGTGTCAAAAATTTGGTTTAAAACATGAAATGAATCAAATTACAAGTGTTGTTAAAGAAAATGATATTTTCAAATTAACAGCAGTTGATGGTAAAGAATATGAAGCTAAAACTGTATTAATGGCTACAGGTTCAGTTCCAAGAAGAGCTGGTTTTGAAGGTGAAGATAAATTCTTCGGTCAAGGTATTTCAACTTGTGCTACTTGTGATGGATTCTTCTATAAAGGTAAAGAAGTTGCAGTAGTTGGTGGTGGAGATACAGCTTTAGAAGAAGCAGTATATTTAGCAAAACTTTGTTCAAAAGTTTATTTAGTTCATAGAAGAGATACATATAGAGCAGCTCCTTCTACAATTGAGCATATGAAAAACACTGAAAATATCGAAGAAGTTACAAATGTAACTGTTGAAGAAGTATTTGGTGATAACACAGGTGTTCTTGGATTAAAAGTAAAATCTAAAGAATCAGGTGAAATTAGAGACTTACCAACACCAGGTGTTTTTGTATTTGTTGGTAGAGATGTTTTAAATGACCCTATCAAAAATGAAGATGGATCTTTCCTTTGTGATGTAAATGAGCAAGGTGAAGTTATTGTAAATCTAAAGATGGAAACATCAACACCAGGTTTATACGCAGCAGGTGACATTAGAATTGATGCAGCAAAACAAGTTGTTTGTGCTTCAGGTGATGGAGCAACAGCAGCTGTAAATATTATTGAATATATAGGATAA
- a CDS encoding alanine/glycine:cation symporter family protein, producing the protein MDNLNTIISSTASLVWGPPMLILLVGTGLYLTIKLKGMQFWALGHAFKLIFEKENSNKGDITNFAALMTALAATVGIGNIVGVATAINMGGPGAVFWMWVTGLVGMATKYSEAILAVKYREKGINGYKGGPMYYIFKGANMPKLAMAFAFFTVIASFGIGNMAQANAVANALNTQFGISFEVTGIVLLMITAFVILGGIKTIGKVTTYLIPFMIAIYLFTALIIIASNIDKVSDALGMIFYYAFNPIAATGGFAGAAIAAAIRYGIARGVFSNESGLGSAPIAAAAAKTSDPVKQALISMTQTFIDTLIVCTMTALIILMAPIWTQGGNAGELTLKSFEYFLGDWGALVIVFATILFGYSTILGWSYYGERAFEYILGDKKIFYYRIFFIAIIYVGCVSQLRLVWNFSDLANGLMAIPNLIGLLILSKVVSSETKRYFDKKKVIKA; encoded by the coding sequence ATGGATAATTTAAACACAATAATCTCATCAACTGCATCTTTAGTTTGGGGACCACCTATGTTAATTTTATTAGTTGGAACTGGTCTTTATTTAACAATAAAATTAAAAGGTATGCAATTTTGGGCATTAGGGCATGCATTTAAGCTAATTTTTGAAAAAGAGAATTCAAATAAAGGTGATATTACAAACTTTGCTGCACTTATGACAGCTCTTGCTGCAACAGTTGGTATAGGAAATATTGTGGGAGTTGCAACTGCTATTAATATGGGAGGACCTGGGGCTGTTTTTTGGATGTGGGTTACAGGATTAGTTGGTATGGCAACTAAATACTCAGAAGCAATTCTAGCAGTAAAATATAGAGAAAAAGGTATAAATGGCTACAAAGGTGGTCCTATGTACTATATTTTCAAGGGTGCAAATATGCCAAAACTTGCTATGGCATTTGCGTTTTTTACTGTAATTGCCTCTTTTGGTATAGGTAATATGGCACAAGCAAATGCTGTTGCAAATGCATTAAATACACAGTTTGGTATTTCTTTTGAAGTAACAGGAATTGTTTTACTAATGATTACTGCTTTTGTTATCTTAGGAGGTATAAAAACTATTGGTAAGGTAACCACATATTTGATACCATTTATGATTGCAATATATTTATTTACAGCACTAATAATTATTGCAAGTAATATTGATAAAGTAAGTGATGCCTTAGGAATGATTTTTTACTATGCCTTTAATCCAATTGCAGCAACAGGTGGATTTGCGGGTGCAGCTATTGCAGCAGCCATTAGATATGGTATTGCAAGGGGAGTTTTTTCAAATGAATCTGGACTTGGTTCAGCTCCAATAGCAGCAGCTGCTGCTAAAACTAGTGATCCGGTAAAACAAGCATTAATTTCTATGACTCAAACTTTTATAGATACATTAATTGTTTGTACAATGACAGCTTTAATCATTTTAATGGCACCTATTTGGACTCAAGGTGGAAATGCTGGTGAACTAACACTAAAAAGTTTTGAATACTTCTTAGGTGATTGGGGAGCTTTAGTTATAGTATTTGCAACTATTCTTTTTGGATACTCCACAATACTTGGTTGGTCGTACTATGGAGAGAGAGCATTTGAGTATATATTAGGGGATAAAAAAATATTCTACTACAGAATCTTTTTTATTGCTATCATATATGTAGGATGTGTTTCCCAGCTTAGACTTGTTTGGAATTTCTCAGACTTAGCAAATGGTCTTATGGCTATTCCAAACTTAATTGGTTTATTAATTCTTTCAAAAGTAGTAAGTTCCGAGACAAAAAGATATTTTGATAAGAAAAAAGTTATAAAAGCTTAG
- the purF gene encoding amidophosphoribosyltransferase: MCAIVGIYGNDNAARLASLALFSMQHRGQEATGISSSCNGKIYTKKDRGLVSEVFTDEALQYLKGNMAIGHNRYSTAGGDSILDAQPVFAKYKLGEISIVHNGNLINKQEVRQDLIDKGAIFQTGMDTENLIHLIAKNTKDRLRDRIKEALTKTIGAYCFIVQSRSKQFVIRDRYGIRPLSLGKIKSGGYIVASETCAFDLVDAEFVRDVEPGEMLIFSEDKEEPESIQLFESQYRPCAFEFVYFARPDSVIDGKNVYRTRENMGRALARNDEKSEINVDMVVPVPDSGVPAALGYAAQSGIPFEYGIIRNHYVGRTFIEPTQEMRNLKVRMKLSPMKSLIAGKSLLVIDDSVVRGTTSKRIVKMLKDAGAKEVHFRVASPEIKFPCYYGIDTPNKEELISNNMSVDEVCEYIQADSLKYLSIDDLTNAIGNDRNYALESFNGDYFVKE, from the coding sequence ATGTGTGCAATAGTTGGAATTTACGGAAATGATAACGCAGCAAGATTAGCTTCACTAGCTTTATTCTCAATGCAGCATAGAGGTCAAGAAGCAACAGGTATTTCTTCTTCATGTAATGGAAAGATTTATACAAAAAAAGATAGAGGTTTAGTATCAGAGGTTTTTACTGATGAGGCTTTACAATATTTAAAAGGTAATATGGCTATTGGTCATAATAGATATTCTACAGCAGGTGGAGATTCTATTTTAGATGCACAACCAGTATTTGCAAAGTATAAATTAGGTGAAATATCAATTGTTCATAATGGTAATTTAATTAACAAACAAGAAGTAAGACAAGACTTAATTGACAAAGGCGCTATTTTCCAAACAGGAATGGACACAGAAAACCTTATTCATTTAATCGCTAAAAATACAAAAGATAGATTAAGAGATAGAATTAAAGAGGCTCTAACTAAAACTATTGGAGCTTATTGTTTTATTGTTCAATCAAGATCAAAACAGTTCGTAATTAGAGATAGATATGGAATTAGACCATTATCTTTAGGAAAAATTAAATCAGGTGGTTATATTGTTGCATCTGAAACATGTGCATTTGATTTAGTGGATGCAGAGTTTGTAAGAGATGTTGAACCAGGAGAAATGTTAATCTTTAGTGAAGATAAAGAAGAACCAGAATCAATTCAATTATTTGAAAGTCAATATAGACCTTGTGCTTTTGAATTTGTATACTTTGCAAGACCAGATTCAGTTATTGACGGTAAAAATGTATATAGAACAAGAGAAAACATGGGTAGAGCACTTGCTAGAAATGATGAGAAATCAGAAATAAATGTTGATATGGTTGTTCCTGTTCCAGATTCAGGAGTTCCTGCTGCACTTGGATATGCTGCACAAAGTGGAATTCCTTTTGAGTATGGAATTATTAGAAATCACTATGTTGGAAGAACATTTATTGAGCCAACACAAGAGATGAGAAACTTAAAAGTTAGAATGAAATTAAGCCCAATGAAATCACTTATTGCAGGAAAATCATTACTTGTTATTGATGATTCAGTTGTAAGAGGAACTACATCTAAAAGAATTGTAAAAATGCTAAAAGATGCTGGTGCGAAAGAAGTTCACTTTAGAGTTGCTTCTCCTGAAATAAAATTCCCTTGTTACTATGGTATTGATACACCAAATAAAGAAGAATTAATTTCAAATAATATGTCAGTTGATGAAGTATGTGAATACATTCAAGCTGATTCATTAAAATATCTTTCTATAGATGATTTAACAAATGCTATTGGAAATGATAGAAATTATGCTTTAGAGAGTTTCAATGGGGACTACTTCGTAAAAGAGTAA
- a CDS encoding LysR family transcriptional regulator — protein MLTDFAKLETFLTVVREKSFSKASAKLGISQPAVTQQMRYIEDYLDVQVVDRKKNGIRLTKEGQMLYSIALKIEKCVANGEKELLKIMNKDVTFVFGASFIIGNYILPRFLNNLKENINNEVSINVSVSHEAIADLLDKKIDMALVENYVPNEDIIYREWMEDEIVIFSNQKLPSRAKAEDLLSYKWVCRNPDSHTRAIFKENLDKANFPDCDTFDVTSEVTSATTIVQTVLHSDKNATPTVSIVSRNAIESLLKSGALYESRINNQKMVRKLYIAYRKDRKHDAFIDNVVDYLLKMK, from the coding sequence ATGCTAACAGATTTTGCTAAACTAGAGACATTTCTAACAGTAGTTAGAGAAAAGTCTTTCTCAAAAGCTTCAGCAAAACTTGGTATTTCTCAACCTGCTGTAACACAACAAATGAGATATATTGAAGACTACTTAGATGTTCAAGTTGTAGATAGAAAGAAAAATGGAATTAGACTTACAAAAGAAGGTCAAATGCTATATTCTATTGCACTTAAAATTGAAAAATGTGTTGCAAATGGCGAAAAAGAACTACTAAAAATTATGAACAAAGATGTTACTTTTGTTTTCGGAGCATCTTTTATTATAGGGAATTATATTTTACCTAGATTTTTAAATAATCTTAAAGAAAATATTAACAATGAAGTATCAATAAATGTTTCAGTTTCTCATGAAGCAATTGCAGATTTACTTGATAAAAAAATCGATATGGCATTAGTTGAAAACTATGTTCCAAATGAAGATATTATTTATAGAGAATGGATGGAAGATGAAATAGTAATTTTCTCTAACCAAAAACTTCCTTCAAGAGCAAAAGCAGAAGATTTATTGTCATACAAATGGGTATGTAGAAATCCTGACTCTCATACAAGAGCAATCTTTAAAGAGAATCTTGACAAAGCGAATTTCCCTGATTGTGATACATTTGATGTAACTAGTGAAGTTACTAGTGCTACAACTATTGTACAAACAGTTTTACACTCAGATAAAAATGCAACACCAACTGTTTCAATTGTTTCAAGAAATGCAATTGAATCACTTTTAAAATCTGGTGCTTTATATGAATCAAGAATTAATAATCAAAAAATGGTTAGAAAGTTATATATTGCTTACAGAAAAGATAGAAAACATGATGCCTTTATAGACAATGTTGTTGACTATCTTCTAAAAATGAAATAA
- a CDS encoding response regulator transcription factor — MKILVLEDNERLLNLIRNSLKKESYYVDTFIDGQKALENLDNGYSCFILDINVPNIDGISLLELLRVNHKDTPVIIISSNHDFEKIQKSYDLGCDDYIKKPFYIFELIQKVKKLCRVEKMFLQFNDNLKYDFKNRIMYKNNEEIELTKKEILFLELFSKNLHHIANYEEIYEYVWEGEDTNLTNIRAMIKRLRKKLSNESIISVKGLGYSLNKETKLV, encoded by the coding sequence GTGAAAATTTTAGTACTAGAAGATAATGAAAGATTGCTTAACTTAATAAGAAACTCTCTTAAAAAAGAGTCTTATTATGTGGATACCTTTATTGATGGACAAAAAGCACTTGAAAATCTTGATAATGGTTACTCATGTTTCATTTTAGATATAAATGTTCCTAATATTGATGGGATTTCACTTTTAGAGTTATTACGAGTTAATCATAAAGATACTCCTGTGATTATAATCAGTTCAAATCATGATTTTGAAAAAATTCAAAAGTCTTATGACCTAGGTTGTGATGATTATATAAAAAAACCTTTTTATATTTTTGAGCTTATCCAAAAAGTAAAGAAACTTTGTAGAGTTGAAAAAATGTTTTTACAGTTTAATGATAATCTTAAATATGATTTTAAAAATAGAATCATGTATAAAAACAATGAAGAAATTGAACTTACTAAAAAAGAGATTTTATTTTTAGAACTATTTTCTAAAAATCTTCATCATATAGCAAATTATGAAGAGATTTATGAGTATGTATGGGAAGGTGAAGATACGAATTTAACTAATATTAGAGCTATGATAAAAAGATTAAGAAAAAAGCTTTCTAATGAGTCAATTATAAGTGTTAAGGGACTAGGATATAGCTTAAATAAAGAGACTAAATTAGTATAA